The window AAGTGGTGGACCTATTTGTCAAACAAGACAATCAGGACTTTAACTGGTCGCATTATGCAGGGTTACTTGAGACGGTCAAACCAGCACGTATTACTTTAGCAGACATTGATTATCGAATCGGTTCACGCTGGATTCCTTTGTCTATTTACGGAAAATTTGCCCAAGAAACCTTTATGGGGAAAGCCTATGAATTGTCAGACCAAGAAGTAGCAACAGTCCTTGAAGTCAGTCCCATTGACGGGGTTATCACTTACCAATCTAAGTTTGCCTACACCTATTCCAACGTAACGGATAGGAGTTTAGGTGTCCCTGCTTCACGCTATGATAGTGGTCGAAAAATCTTTGAAAACCTCCTGAATTCCAATCAACCAACCATCACAAAACAAGTTGTTGAAGGGGATAAGAAAAAGAATGTGACGGATGTGGAGAAAACAACAGTCCTGCGTGCCAAGGAAACACACCTACAAGAACTCTTTCAAGGTTTTGTAGCAAGGTATCCAGAAGTCCAACAGATGATTGAAGACACCTATAATAGGCTCTACAATCGTACGGTATCAAAGACCTATGACGGTAGCCATTTAACCATTGATGGACTTGCTCAGAATATTTCATTACGGCCTCACCAAAAGAATGCCATTCAACGGATTGTCGAGGAAAAACGTGCCCTACTAGCTCATGAAGTTGGTTCAGGTAAAACACTTACCATGCTTGGGGCAGGATTCAAACTGAAAGAACTCGGAATGGTACATAAACCTCTCTATGTGGTTCCTTCTAGTTTGACTGCTCAGTTTGGTCAAGAAATCATGAAATTTTTCCCAACCAAAAAAGTCTATGTGACCACCAAGAAAGATTTTGCCAAAGCTAAACGCAAACAGTTTGTATCACGTATTATCACAGGGGACTATGATGCCATTGTCATTGGAGATTCACAATTTGAGAAGATACCGATGAGTCGTGAAAAACAGGTCACCTATATCAATGACAAACTTGAACAACTCAGAGAAATCAAGCTAGGAAGTGACTCTGATTATACGGTGAAAGAAGCAGAGCGTTCGATTAAGGGACTAGAGCACCAATTAGAAGAACTCCAAAAACTGGAGCGGGATACCTTTATTGAATTTGAAAACCTTGGCATTGATTTTCTTTTTGTGGATGAGGCTCATCACTTCAAGAATATCCGACCAATCACTGGACTTGGGAATGTCGCGGGTATCACCAATACCACTTCAAAAAAGAACGTAGACATGGAAATGAAGGTGAGACAGGTTCAGGCAGAGCATGGCGATAGAAATGTTGTTTTTGCGACAGGAACACCAGTCTCAAACTCCATTAGTGAACTTTTCACTATGATGAATTACATTCAACCCGATGTCTTGGAACGATACCAGGTATCCAATTTTGACTCCTGGGTTGGGGCTTTTGGGAATATCGAAAACTCTATGGAACTAGCCCCGACAGGAGATAAATACCAACCTAAGAAACGGTTCAAGAAATTTGTCAACCTTCCTGAACTCATGCGAATTTACAAGGAAACAGCTGATATTCAGACTTCAGATATGCTTGATTTACCTGTACCTGAAGCTAAGATTATTGCGGTGGAAAGCGAGTTAACGCAAGCTCAGAAATACTATTTAGAAGAACTGGTAGAGCGTTCAGACGCTATCAAGTCAGGTAGTGTCGATCCAAGTAGAGATAATATGTTAAAGATAACCGGGGAAGCTAGAAAACTAGCCATTGATATGCGGTTGATTGACCCTGCTTATACCTTATCAGACAATGAGAAAATCCTTCAAGTCGTTGATAATGTCGAGCGGATTTACCGTGAAGGAGCTGAAGACAAAGCCACTCAGATGATTTTCTCTGATATTGGAACGCCTAAAAGTAAGGGAGAAGGATTTGATGTTTACAATGAACTTAAGGACTTGCTTGTCGATCGAGGGATACCAAAAGAAGAAATTGCCTTTGTGCATGATGCCAATACTGATGAAAAGAAAAACTTACTGTCTAGAAAGGTCAATAGCGGAGAAGTACGGATTCTCATGGCTTCTACGGAAAAAGGTGGAACGGGTTTAAACGTACAATCACGTATGAAAGCTGTCCACCACTTAGATGTTCCATGGCGTCCTTCTGATGTAGGACGGATTTTGCGGACATTCAAAATAAAAAAGAATGTGATATATTAATCACAAATCACTTATCACAAATCACAAGTGATTTGTGATTGTTGATGATAAAATAAGAATAAGAAGAAATAGAAAGAAGTGAGTGATTGTGGGAAATTTAGGCGCACAAAAAGAAAAACGAAATGATACACCAATCAGTGCAAAAAAAGATATAATGGGAGATAAGACGGTTCGTGTTCGTGCTGACTTGCACCATATCATATTATTAAATAAACTGTCAATTTGATAGTGGGAACAAAAAGTAGCAGTCCCGTTTCACTTTTAATATGGGGCTTAGTTTTTTGTACCCAGTTTAAGAATACTTTTATCATGTAATTTTATATGCCCGAAAACATATAAGTGTTTTGGGGCTATTGGAGTTATTTACCCAGTGATAGGAGTATTTATCACTGGGTATTTTTATGCCCTTTTTTGGGTGTTGATAGGAGGAAAATCACATGAAAATAATTAACTTAGGCATTCTGGCTCACGTTGACGCAGGAAAGACAACATTAACGGAGAGTTTATTGTATACCAGTGGTGCAATTGCAGAACCAGGGAGCGTAGATAAAGGCACAACAAGGACAGATACAATGAATTTGGAGCGTCAAAGGGGAATCACTATCCAGACAGCAGTGACATCTTTTCAGTGGGAGGATGTAAAAGTCAACATTATAGATACGCCAGGCCATATGGATTTTTTGGCGGAAGTATACCGTTCTTTATCCGTATTAGACGGAGCAGTATTATTAGTTTCTGCAAAGGATGGCATACAGGCACAGACCCGTATACTGTTTCATGCACTACAGACAATGAAGATTCCGACAATTTTTTTCATCAATAAAATTGACCAAGAGGGGATTGATTTGCCAATGGTATATCAAGAAATGAAAGCAAAGCTTTCTTCGGAAATTATAGTGAAGCAAAAGGTTGGGCAGCATCCCCATATAAATGTAACAGACAATGACGATATGGAACAGTGGGATACGGTAATTATGGGAAACGATGAACTATTAGAGAAATATATGTCAGGGAAACCGTTTAAAATGTCAGAACTGGAACAGGAAGAAAACAGGAGATTCCAAAACGGAACGTTATTTCCCGTTTATCACGGAAGCGCTAAAAACAATCTGGGGATTCGGCAGCTTATAGAAGTGATTGCCAGTAAATTTTATTCATCAACGCCTGAAGGTCAATCTGAACTATGCGGGCAGGTTTTTAAGATTGAATATTCAGAAAAAAGGAGGCGTTTGGCTTATGTGCGTCTGTACAGCGGCGCATTGCATTCGAGGGACGTTGTCAGAATATCAGAAAAAGAGAAAATAAAAATTACAGAGATGAGTATTCCTACAAACGGTGAATTGTGTTTAGCAGATACGGCTTACTCTGGTGATATTGTAATTTTACCAAATGATGTTTTGCAGCTAAACAGTATTTTGGGGAACGAAATACTGTTGCCGCAGAGAAAATTTATTGAAAATCCGCTCCCTATGCTCCAAACAACGATTGCAGTAAAGAAATCTGAACAGCGGGAAATATTGCTTGGGGCACTTACAGAAATTTCAGATGGCGATCCTCTTTTAAAATATTATGTGGATACTACAACGCATGAGATTATACTTTCTTTTTTGGGGAATGTGCAGATGGAAGTCATTTGTGCCATCCTTGAGGAAAAATATCATGTGGAGGCAGAAATAAAAGAGCCTACTGTTATATATATGGAAAGACCGCTTAGAAAAGCAGAATATACCATCCACATAGAAGTCCCGCCAAATCCTTTCTGGGCTTCTGTCGGGTTGTCCATAGAGCCGCTCCCTATTGGAAGCGGAGTGCAGTATGAAAGCAGAGTTTCACTTGGATATTTAAATCAATCGTTCCAAAATGCGGTTATGGAGGGGGTTCTTTATGGCTGCGAGCAGGGGCTGTATGGATG is drawn from Streptococcus sp. 29892 and contains these coding sequences:
- a CDS encoding peptide-binding protein, whose protein sequence is MIVGNLGAQKEKRNDTPISAKKDIMGDKTVRVRADLHHIILLNKLSI
- the tet(O) gene encoding tetracycline resistance ribosomal protection protein Tet(O), which codes for MKIINLGILAHVDAGKTTLTESLLYTSGAIAEPGSVDKGTTRTDTMNLERQRGITIQTAVTSFQWEDVKVNIIDTPGHMDFLAEVYRSLSVLDGAVLLVSAKDGIQAQTRILFHALQTMKIPTIFFINKIDQEGIDLPMVYQEMKAKLSSEIIVKQKVGQHPHINVTDNDDMEQWDTVIMGNDELLEKYMSGKPFKMSELEQEENRRFQNGTLFPVYHGSAKNNLGIRQLIEVIASKFYSSTPEGQSELCGQVFKIEYSEKRRRLAYVRLYSGALHSRDVVRISEKEKIKITEMSIPTNGELCLADTAYSGDIVILPNDVLQLNSILGNEILLPQRKFIENPLPMLQTTIAVKKSEQREILLGALTEISDGDPLLKYYVDTTTHEIILSFLGNVQMEVICAILEEKYHVEAEIKEPTVIYMERPLRKAEYTIHIEVPPNPFWASVGLSIEPLPIGSGVQYESRVSLGYLNQSFQNAVMEGVLYGCEQGLYGWKVTDCKICFEYGLYYSPVSTPADFRLLSPIVLEQALKKAGTELLEPYLHFEIYAPQEYLSRAYHDAPRYCADIVSTQIKNDEVILKGEIPARCIQEYRNDLTYFTNGQGVCLTELKGYQPAIGKFICQPRRPNSRIDKVRHMFHKLA